GctccccctgcctggccctgACTAATCAGTGCTCCTCTCCTAGTGGGGGCAAGCCAGAAcccacccagccccaggccccctgcCTGCTGACACAGGGGAGGAGCTTCTTAGCTCGTGGTCTTTTAGCCAGCTGTGGTCACCAGTATCCCCCATCTCTCTCATGGGGGCTGCAAACCAGACCCTGCACACACAGATAACCTTAGATTTTGGCCCTTACCTCAAATGCCTGGGAAAAAGCCTTCTGCCCTCAAAGCCTGAGGATGGGCGCTGAGGGGAGTGAGTAGGGGCTACCAGCAGGGTTCCTGAGCCAAGGATTTATTGTTCAAGAGGTGGCTCATCCTGCTTCAGGCTGGGGAGGCAGAAATGAGGAGACCCCAAAGCCTTCCACAAACAAAACCCCGCCCTCAGGGACTCAATTCGGTGGGGGCTGCAGCACGAGCAACAGGGACCGCACTTGGAAGGGAGAAAAGGTGAGCTTTAGGCGGGCGTCCCGAAGGGGCAGGTGGCCAGCAGGGTCGCGCCGCTCCAGGAGGTCGCAGCTGAAGAAGAGGAGGGTACCATGAGGGCCCCGCGAGGGCAggactcccactcccacccccatcccgcCCCGTGCCCCACTCACAGGACGGCCTCCTGAACCGGCAGCGACGTGTGCAGCCAGCAGTCAACGTGGCTGCCGTGGGCCTCGTACAGCCTCAGGACCAGCGTGCGGCCCTGGGGGCTGGTCTCAGCCTGCAAAGGGAGGCGGGCGGTGGGCAGGGAAGTGGGCGGGCCCAGCCCGGGGTCCCGCCCCCGGCGTGCCCCGCCCCTTGCCTGCTTGACTGTCTCCAACACCACCGCGGGCGAGGACACGGAGAAGGCGCTCCAGGCGGCGGCGGGCGCAGGGCCGGGGGTGGGCAGCGCCAGCAGGGGGAAGTTGACGCTGTAGGCAGCGCGGATAACGCCAGCGTCCTGGAAGGAGCCTGGGCGCGGACCAGAGAGGGACGCGTGGTGGaaaatgggggtggggagcgggaCTGCGGCAGTTCTCCCCATTGACTGTTGGAAATCTAGGCTCAGAGAGGGCCGAGGCGTCGGGGCACGGTGCTCACCCTCGTGTGGCATCAGCGCGTAGGTGAACTCGTGGCGCCCCATGTCGGCAGTGGCATCAGGGGCTTTAGGCGCCCGCAAGCTGGGGTAGGGAGAGTGGTACAGGCCAGGCTGGAGCTGCTGTAGTTCTGGCCCGGGAAGACCCGCGCCCCACGCCACTCCCCAGCCCCGGTGGGCACCCCACTCACAGTGAGAGGCTGAGGACGCTGCCTCGCACCGACGCGCCGTACTTGGAGTCGTTGAGCAGGGCCAGCCCGAAGCCGTGCTCTGACAGATCCATCCAGCGGTGCGCCCACACCTGCAGGGCAGAGCCAGACCCCCTTGGgggccctgcctccttcctgtgctCCAGAGCTCCTATCACTAGAGTGAGGGCAAGCTCTGGGACGACAGAGCTGAACTCCAGCTTTCAGGATAGGAGGCCCTGGGCACCCCACCCACCAGTctcagcctcagttcctcatctgtgaaatggggatccAGTACTTACCCCACCAGCTGGGTCTGAGTATCAGACTAAacaaagcatttagcacaatgcctggcatatgtTAGGAACAGCAAATATtgatcctcctcctcctcacctcttaACCACCAATTAGTCTCCTCCAGCCAGGGAGGATCCAAACCCCCTACCTAACTGGATGTCAAACCTCAAATCGAGCCCAGTCCCAAGAGGTGTTGTAGTGGGTGGGCCGCTGCAGATGTCCGAACTGGACCTCATAGGTGGCCTGGGGGCTCCGCACACGGGCAGGGAACTCCACCTTCAGGAACTTGTGGGCCTCATGCCAGTGcacctggggtggaggtggggggggcGGCAAGGGGAGGCAAAGACACACACAGGCttagggctggcccctcctcaccAGCGACACCTGGGGAAGATACCTACCGCCCTGCTCCCTGCTACCTCAGTGTGGAAGCGGACATAGGGGCAACCAACATCTAGCACGACCTCCTGGCTGAGCCGACTGTTGGCACTGATCTGCAGCAGGAACCAGGCGCTGCCCCGCACGCCGCCCTCAGTGCCCACTGCCAAGGTTCCTGCCTGGCCCAGCACTGGCTTCCTGTGGGACAGGAGTGGGAGGTGCTGAGCCAGGGGAGGCTGATGGAGGAGCCCAATAGGCCTGTATTCCCACCCCACCATCAAGTCCTGTCCACCCGCACCGTGTCTCTAGGTGGTAGTCCATGACGTCCCATGCGTCCCAGTACAGGGGGACATCATCAAACAGCACAAACTGGTTCCCCACAGTGCCCTCAGCAATGGCCTCCCTGGAAGGACATGGGGATTGGTGCTTTATAACTGGATGATCTTGGTCTCTCCAGCTGCTTGAGGTGGGGTACGGCAGGGTGAGAGGCCCAAGGAACAGGGGGTACTCCTAGCCCAGCCTGCCCTGTTCCATGAGTTGGTCCCAGCCAAGAACCACTGTGGGCTCCTATGGGCAGTGCTGTAGTCAGGGAACAAGGGAATGGAGTCTGGGATTCACAGGAGAGGGCAGGCATGGGAGACAGCAGTGAGGGGTTGGCACCTGCCAGAGGCCACCAGCACCAGGGATGTCAGGCAGCCAGTCGGGTCCAGCCTCACCCGGATGATGCCGTTGTCCAGAGTCACAGAACCATCAGTCTTGGTGGGAGGGGGCCTTGAAGCTGAGTCTGCAGGGTCTTTCCACAACCAAcagcaccccaccccagccccggcCCTGCCTGGCCACTTGTTTCAGGCTAGGGAGCTCAGAACTCCCTTGTTGTTAAGGTCAGCCCAGGACATCCCCTGGCCCCCATGGGATGTGCCAGTACTTACCTCTTGCACCACGAACACAGGCTgctggggcagcaggggctgcagtgaggtgggggcaggagcaggagcatAGCCCATGCTGGGTACTGTCACCAGGGCTGGGAATGAGGCCTGGGCATCAGTGCAGCCTCCCTGACCTTCCATGAGCCTCGCTTGGGGGGTGAGGGCATTGAGAGTGGATACTACTACTACTCTCCAGCCAGAGTGGATGCTACTCTCCAGCCTGGGGCACCCCAGGACAAAGATCCCCAGGGAAGTATCTCCACCTCTCAGTCTGGCCTTGCTCCCTCCTGCTGCAGGGCAGCCCTTCTCCCAGCTCATACCTAGGCTGTGGGCCCCgccaggcctgggcagggccaACACTTCAGTGCGCTTCCAGGGCAGTGTGTTGACAATGAGGAGGCCCTTGGGACCTGGCTCTCCAGCACACAGGGCGGCGGCTGCAGCACTGAGCAGTGTGTTGCCATGGGAACGGATGTCTAAGGAAAGACTAGTCAGTCATGGGTGGGCAATGGGCCTGGGATGACCCCTGAGTCCCCCACAGGGGACACCCTGGGCTCGGCCCTGGGTGTTAGAGAGAGCAATGGGAATGTCATGAGCCTAACCTTCATAGTGGCACACGGCTTCCTCCGCCACCAGCTGGATGCAGCTTCCAGTCACCACGTCATGGAACTGGTTCAGGAGCAGGAGCCTGCAGGGGCgaagggcagggatggggaaggccaggagggtgggaggaaggaaggctgggaggGGCAGCCACAGAGGTGTCTGGGGTGAGGTCAGGTGGGTGGCAGGAGGCAGAAGCTGGGCTGACCTCCAGAGGTCCTGCAGCTGGGCTGCCGGGTATAGGAAGTGGGCACTTCgggccagggccaggctgctGAGCAGCTCCACGTCGTGCAGGATCCGCTCACATTCCCGGTTCCCCTTCTTGATCTGAGCCCAGGGTGGGGGTTATCAGTCTAGAGTCTGTTCAAGCATCCCAGGACACCTTCCAAAGCCCTCCCTGCCTCAGAACCCCTGAGGGTTCCTCAGGGCCTCCTGGTTAAAGCTTCTCGTGGGGGACCTGTCCCAaatgccttcctcctctcccctcattcCAAGCCCCTCCTCCTTCAGGGATCCTCAGTCCTGGCTCCTCCAGGCTCCTGACCCACCCAGCTCTTGCACttctctcctctcagctcctCCTTGGAACACAAGCCTCTTCCCCAGGTCTGGGCAGGCTCTgacccctgcttccttctctgaccctctgcAGATCAAGGGCACACCCTCCCTGCTCAGCTGGGCGACCAGTTCCTGACCTGGGCATGTGTGGTATAGGTGCCATTGTGCAGCTCCAGGAAGAGCTCCCCGACCCATGTGCACAGCTGCCCCGAGTCGCTCTCCAGCGCTGAGAAGAGTTGCCCCGGAGAAGACAGCTGCACTCTGAGGGATACCATCAGCCTGGGTCTCCCAGCCTTGAGGGGCCACATGGCTCACCCTTCCTCCACGCCAGAGTGGACAAGAGATTCAGCCGCGACAGAAAGGAGCCACCCCAGAAAGCTCCCTTTCCACACAAAGCCAGTTCTGGACACCCCAAGAGAGTTCTCTCTCTGGTAGGTTTAGGCCCCTTCCCACGCTCAGctttttccccacccccacccccaggtagAAGTTGGGAGGAGCCCATGGTCCAGGATTGGAGCAGAAGAAGGCCCAGTGGAGGGATTGGGCCCAGTGGCTGAGCAGAAAGAAGGGCTCAAGgcaagggctgggggcaggacTGAGTGAGCACGGAGGGCTGCTGGCAGGCTAGCCTGACCTGGGCAGCCCATCTGTATTGCGCAGCCGCTTCAAGCGGTCCACCATGGTCTGGGTGGGGCCGCCACCTCCATCCccaaagccaaagagaaaagcaCTGTGGTTGGTCCGCCCTTTGTCCTGATTTTTGGTCACGGTCTTCAGCACCTGGACAGGCAGGGACAGGTCAGCATGGGTCAGCCTAGGAAAGGATacccagcctctccaccctgaCCCCCCTACCTCAGCTACTAGgtgctctctcacctcctccacacTGCCCTGCATTCCATATGAGTCACCAGGTGGGAAGTGGGCCAGCACACGAGAGCCATCCAGCCCCTCCCAGAAAAAGGTATGGTGCTGCAGTCAGGGAGacaggggcagaggagagaggccagagCCAGGGCTGAGGCAGAACTGAGCCCTCCAGACCTGCCCCTGCCTGGTGTGTGACCCTGGGGGAGGCATGTCCTCTCTGGGGGAGGTTGGGTGGTCTGTTCGGGACCCCACAATAAGCCTGGGGAAAGGTGAATGGGCCAGGTGGGGACCCAGGCCCACTCTGACCCTGACCCCCTGGGGCCTGCTTACCGGAAAGGAGTTCACCAAGTTCCAGCTCAGCTTTTGGGTCAGGAAGTGCCGGATGCCACAGCTGCGCATGATCTGGGGGAGCTGCGCTGAGTAGCCAAACGTATCTGGCAGCCAGAACTGTGGGGAAAAGGGCCTCTGGGGCATGGGAACCAGGACTCTTGGCAGAGCAGCCACAGCCTTAGCCCCTCATCACACACGTCAAGCTCCAGCCCCATCTGCCTACAGGTGCAGCAGCTCCCAGCCTACCTCGGAGCACATCTTCCCAAACTCCTGCAGGAAGAAGTTCTGGCCCTGCAGGaactgcctcaccatggcctctCCACTGGGAAGGTTCCCATCCTGGCAACGAGGGAAGAGGGAAGTGCTTGGGGTCAGCATCAGCCGGCGAACAGGCAGGAACTcaggcccaccccaccccatcagGAGAAGCCAGAAGCCTGACATGGGCTACCGCCAGTGCCAAGGCAGTATCCATCTCCTTATTTCAGGCAGGACGGTCTGTGTGCCAGAGGGGAAGTTCCCGGGACTGGGTCATGCAGATAGCCTGTCACATGCTTAAGACCCTCTTCCCCCTTGGCATCCCAGGCCTTAGGATTCCAGGGACTAATAAGGGCTGCCACAAAACGGAGGCAAAGGGCAAAACTGAGGAGGGAAGGCCATGACGCTATGGCCTGAGGCTGAGGGGGTGCAGACTGCACTTACCATCTCCACCCAGGTGCCCCCCACAGGCACAAACTGCCCACGGCAGGCGAACTCCTGGAGCTGGGCATGCAGCCCAGGGTAGTGGCTCTTCACCCACTCGAGCTGCTGTGCCTgtggggcaggtggggtgggagctgggccAGGAGTGATGAGGACCCCACCCAGGGCTGAGTATCTGGGGCCCAGTGGGCAGCTGAGGGTAGGGCAGAGCCATGACCCTCAGGCCTGAGAAGCCCTCGGAACCTCACCCTCAGACCTATTGGGCTTCAGGTGCCCCCACACAGCTGTCCCTCTGACCTGGGAGCAGACAAAGATGAACTCAGGGTTCTGCTCCATCAGCTGCACGGCTGTCACCCAGCTCCGGGCACATTTCCGCACAGTCTCTTTGAAGGGCCAAAGCCAGGCTAGACAGGGAAGAGGGTGGAGATAAAGGGTGGAGGGTGAGCAGCAAGGTCCCCAGCTCCTCACAGATCTCCAACCTCACCCCTGCCTCCCAGCACTCCAACCAGGCCAAGCCTGGGCCTCCAGAGGGTCATCCCAGCTTTCCTCCCATCCTAGGCCCTTTTCCCTGTACAGCCCCGTGGCATCCCTCCAGAGCTGTCACTTCAAGTCACTCCTgcaaggtgggaggagagggtggggaaAGGAGACCCACAGGGCTATCAGGTCAATTTTACAGCTCAGCAGATggaggccccaggccctggaatAGCCTCACCCTGAAGTTTAGATATCTCCAGAGAAGATCCTGTAAGAGGCAGCAGGGGTTAACTCTTCCCCTGCACACACGATGCATATCCCAGAACAGATGGGGCTGCCTGAGCCAGCCATCCTGAGTGAGACACAATAGCCTCTCCTGACCTCtaggcctcagttccttccttACCAGCCTGGAGTTCCCCCCAGACCTACCCACCCAGCCTTGGCACATCAGAGAAAGCCCTTGTTCTTGTGGCTCAAAAACTTTCGCTGCATCAGATTCAATACcttggggagcttgttaaaaatgtgcatttcccATAAGCCTCATAGGTACTGCAAACTCATCAGGTTCAAATCTGAACTCCTGATCCTCCCCAGGAAACCTCCACCTGCACTTTGAGCTCCCATCTCAGTAACTCCCATGTCACTCTTCTCTGAGGACTTGACACCCATGTCAAACTCTTACTCTATCCGCACTCAGTTCAAaggtcacctcctccatgaagcctctCTTGAATCCCCCTGACCCAGCTGGGTTAAGCGCCTCTTCTGGGCTCTCCAGACCCCTATACTTCCCTCCATCGTGGCACCAACTGTGCCTGCCTATTTTGTGATCATCAGTCTCTATAATCCTACCCTCTATTATCTACCATGGGGCCACATGGGGCATCAgattttgttgaaagaataaatgaagccaCACCTAGCAAAGCCCACAGTCCAGTCCctttgccccattttacagatggggaaaactgAGGTCCAAGAGGAGCAAGAACTTGCTGAGGATCACGCAGTGCTTCCAGGGCACAACCAGGGCTTCAAGGgcactcctgcctcccccagctaACCTGGCCAGCTGCTGACCTACCTGTATCAATGTGACAGTGCCCCATGGCGTGGATGGTATGTTGGCTTTCACCTCCACGTTGGCCAAAGAACTTggaggccagggcctgggccacGGGGAAGGTCTCAGGCTGGGCAGGGTCACACACGTTCACGATCTGGTTGGCTGTGTATAGGGCCTGGAAGCTGCGCTGGTTGTCTTCCCCGAGGCCCTGCAGGAGGGTTCTGCCCCTTAATCCCTGTCTCGAGCAAGCGGAGTCTACAAAACTAGGCCCTGGCTGATCTCCCAAGGGTTCTCAGCAgagctcctccccacctccaacctTTTGCTCCTGCTGGTCCCCCTGCTCAGTACTGTCTACCTCCTCCCTTTCACATAGGGAAATCCTCTCAACACTCAGGCAGGCAGAAACACTCACTATTCTGGATCCCCAGAGTCCAAACTATCTGACCCAAGAAACAATCTCTCTGCAGCAGGGCTCTGGAAAGTGaccgggtggggtgggggtgtccaGTACCTTGGCCATGCCCAGCAGCAGCTCCAGATCCACCAAGAGCTTGTGGACATCTTGGTGGAACACGGCCAGCTCAGCCCGGCTCACTTGGAACATCTTCTCTGGGTCAGGGGCTGCAATCATGGTTCCCTTACCGGCCCCCAGGAGGCCATTGCAGGCTACTTCCACATAGAGGGTCATGCTACAAATGTGGGGAGCAGCCTCAAGTCAAGGGACTGGCAGAGGACTCTGGGGGCTTAGAGTGAGAGGACCAAGGAGGCAACTAGCTGACCCCTCTCCATTCGCCTCCAGGATCCACCACCCAGAGTATCCCACTGCAGAGCCTCAGGTACATGTGTGAGAAGATCACGGTAGAAACACCAGACTGAAGGCATGTTCTGTGGATGAGCATTCTACCTCGGTCAGGGAGAATAAGTAGCCAAGTTTGGAACCGTGTGAATTATGCTGCTATTTAGCCTTTTATTTGCAAAAGCTGTCTTTACAAAGCACTGACCTGGTCTCAGAACCCTGTTTGCATATTATAAACATGTTTGGATCTCCAAGGTCCAACCTTTCAGAGAAAGATCCATCAGCCAACACAGGGCAGGCCACTCCTTGGAGCAGCATGTGGGCTGTGTGCTCTTCTACTCAGTCGTCAGAGAGCAAACGTGACTTCCttggggaagccttccctgaccctcctcTTACCCCTCTCCCAAGTCTGGAACAGATTTCTCATATCGAGCTCCTAGTATTTTCTTTCAGAGCCCTCatcagttttgtaattttttttttta
The DNA window shown above is from Equus quagga isolate Etosha38 chromosome 2, UCLA_HA_Equagga_1.0, whole genome shotgun sequence and carries:
- the LOC124236234 gene encoding alpha-mannosidase 2C1 isoform X3, with the protein product MAMAAAPALKHWRTTLERVEKFVSPLYFTDCNLRGRLFGDSCPVAALSSFLTPERLPYQEAVQQDFRPAQVGDSFGPTWWTCWFRVELTIPEAWVGQEVHLRWESDGEGLVWRDGEPVQGLTKEGEKTSYVLTDRLGEGDPRSMTLYVEVACNGLLGAGKGTMIAAPDPEKMFQVSRAELAVFHQDVHKLLVDLELLLGMAKGLGEDNQRSFQALYTANQIVNVCDPAQPETFPVAQALASKFFGQRGGESQHTIHAMGHCHIDTAWLWPFKETVRKCARSWVTAVQLMEQNPEFIFVCSQDGNLPSGEAMVRQFLQGQNFFLQEFGKMCSEFWLPDTFGYSAQLPQIMRSCGIRHFLTQKLSWNLVNSFPHHTFFWEGLDGSRVLAHFPPGDSYGMQGSVEEVLKTVTKNQDKGRTNHSAFLFGFGDGGGGPTQTMVDRLKRLRNTDGLPRVQLSSPGQLFSALESDSGQLCTWVGELFLELHNGTYTTHAQIKKGNRECERILHDVELLSSLALARSAHFLYPAAQLQDLWRLLLLNQFHDVVTGSCIQLVAEEAVCHYEDIRSHGNTLLSAAAAALCAGEPGPKGLLIVNTLPWKRTEVLALPRPGGAHSLALVTVPSMGYAPAPAPTSLQPLLPQQPVFVVQETDGSVTLDNGIIRVRLDPTGCLTSLVLVASGREAIAEGTVGNQFVLFDDVPLYWDAWDVMDYHLETRKPVLGQAGTLAVGTEGGVRGSAWFLLQISANSRLSQEVVLDVGCPYVRFHTEVHWHEAHKFLKVEFPARVRSPQATYEVQFGHLQRPTHYNTSWDWARFEVWAHRWMDLSEHGFGLALLNDSKYGASVRGSVLSLSLLRAPKAPDATADMGRHEFTYALMPHEGSFQDAGVIRAAYSVNFPLLALPTPGPAPAAAWSAFSVSSPAVVLETVKQAETSPQGRTLVLRLYEAHGSHVDCWLHTSLPVQEAVLCDLLERRDPAGHLPLRDARLKLTFSPFQVRSLLLVLQPPPN
- the LOC124236234 gene encoding alpha-mannosidase 2C1 isoform X5; this translates as MFQVSRAELAVFHQDVHKLLVDLELLLGMAKGLGEDNQRSFQALYTANQIVNVCDPAQPETFPVAQALASKFFGQRGGESQHTIHAMGHCHIDTAWLWPFKETVRKCARSWVTAVQLMEQNPEFIFVCSQAQQLEWVKSHYPGLHAQLQEFACRGQFVPVGGTWVEMDGNLPSGEAMVRQFLQGQNFFLQEFGKMCSEFWLPDTFGYSAQLPQIMRSCGIRHFLTQKLSWNLVNSFPHHTFFWEGLDGSRVLAHFPPGDSYGMQGSVEEVLKTVTKNQDKGRTNHSAFLFGFGDGGGGPTQTMVDRLKRLRNTDGLPRVQLSSPGQLFSALESDSGQLCTWVGELFLELHNGTYTTHAQIKKGNRECERILHDVELLSSLALARSAHFLYPAAQLQDLWRLLLLNQFHDVVTGSCIQLVAEEAVCHYEDIRSHGNTLLSAAAAALCAGEPGPKGLLIVNTLPWKRTEVLALPRPGGAHSLALVTVPSMGYAPAPAPTSLQPLLPQQPVFVVQETDGSVTLDNGIIRVRLDPTGCLTSLVLVASGREAIAEGTVGNQFVLFDDVPLYWDAWDVMDYHLETRKPVLGQAGTLAVGTEGGVRGSAWFLLQISANSRLSQEVVLDVGCPYVRFHTEVHWHEAHKFLKVEFPARVRSPQATYEVQFGHLQRPTHYNTSWDWARFEVWAHRWMDLSEHGFGLALLNDSKYGASVRGSVLSLSLLRAPKAPDATADMGRHEFTYALMPHEGSFQDAGVIRAAYSVNFPLLALPTPGPAPAAAWSAFSVSSPAVVLETVKQAETSPQGRTLVLRLYEAHGSHVDCWLHTSLPVQEAVLCDLLERRDPAGHLPLRDARLKLTFSPFQVRSLLLVLQPPPN
- the LOC124236234 gene encoding alpha-mannosidase 2C1 isoform X2, with the protein product MAMAAAPALKHWRTTLERVEKFVSPLYFTDCNLRGRLFGDSCPVAALSSFLTPERLPYQEAVQQDFRPAQVGDSFGPTWWTCWFRVELTIPEAWVGQEVHLRWESDGEGLVWRDGEPVQGLTKEGEKTSYVLTDRLGEGDPRSMTLYVEVACNGLLGAGKGTMIAAPDPEKMFQVSRAELAVFHQDVHKLLVDLELLLGMAKGLGEDNQRSFQALYTANQIVNVCDPAQPETFPVAQALASKFFGQRGGESQHTIHAMGHCHIDTAWLWPFKETVRKCARSWVTAVQLMEQNPEFIFVCSQAQQLEWVKSHYPGLHAQLQEFACRGQFVPVGGTWVEMDGNLPSGEAMVRQFLQGQNFFLQEFGKMCSEFWLPDTFGYSAQLPQIMRSCGIRHFLTQKLSWNLVNSFPHHTFFWEGLDGSRVLAHFPPGDSYGMQGSVEEVLKTVTKNQDKGRTNHSAFLFGFGDGGGGPTQTMVDRLKRLRNTDGLPRVQLSSPGQLFSALESDSGQLCTWVGELFLELHNGTYTTHAQIKKGNRECERILHDVELLSSLALARSAHFLYPAAQLQDLWRLLLLNQFHDVVTGSCIQLVAEEAVCHYEDIRSHGNTLLSAAAAALCAGEPGPKGLLIVNTLPWKRTEVLALPRPGGAHSLALVTVPSMGYAPAPAPTSLQPLLPQQPVFVVQETDGSVTLDNGIIRVRLDPTGCLTSLVLVASGRKPVLGQAGTLAVGTEGGVRGSAWFLLQISANSRLSQEVVLDVGCPYVRFHTEVHWHEAHKFLKVEFPARVRSPQATYEVQFGHLQRPTHYNTSWDWARFEVWAHRWMDLSEHGFGLALLNDSKYGASVRGSVLSLSLLRAPKAPDATADMGRHEFTYALMPHEGSFQDAGVIRAAYSVNFPLLALPTPGPAPAAAWSAFSVSSPAVVLETVKQAETSPQGRTLVLRLYEAHGSHVDCWLHTSLPVQEAVLCDLLERRDPAGHLPLRDARLKLTFSPFQVRSLLLVLQPPPN
- the LOC124236234 gene encoding alpha-mannosidase 2C1 isoform X1; its protein translation is MAMAAAPALKHWRTTLERVEKFVSPLYFTDCNLRGRLFGDSCPVAALSSFLTPERLPYQEAVQQDFRPAQVGDSFGPTWWTCWFRVELTIPEAWVGQEVHLRWESDGEGLVWRDGEPVQGLTKEGEKTSYVLTDRLGEGDPRSMTLYVEVACNGLLGAGKGTMIAAPDPEKMFQVSRAELAVFHQDVHKLLVDLELLLGMAKGLGEDNQRSFQALYTANQIVNVCDPAQPETFPVAQALASKFFGQRGGESQHTIHAMGHCHIDTAWLWPFKETVRKCARSWVTAVQLMEQNPEFIFVCSQAQQLEWVKSHYPGLHAQLQEFACRGQFVPVGGTWVEMDGNLPSGEAMVRQFLQGQNFFLQEFGKMCSEFWLPDTFGYSAQLPQIMRSCGIRHFLTQKLSWNLVNSFPHHTFFWEGLDGSRVLAHFPPGDSYGMQGSVEEVLKTVTKNQDKGRTNHSAFLFGFGDGGGGPTQTMVDRLKRLRNTDGLPRVQLSSPGQLFSALESDSGQLCTWVGELFLELHNGTYTTHAQIKKGNRECERILHDVELLSSLALARSAHFLYPAAQLQDLWRLLLLNQFHDVVTGSCIQLVAEEAVCHYEDIRSHGNTLLSAAAAALCAGEPGPKGLLIVNTLPWKRTEVLALPRPGGAHSLALVTVPSMGYAPAPAPTSLQPLLPQQPVFVVQETDGSVTLDNGIIRVRLDPTGCLTSLVLVASGREAIAEGTVGNQFVLFDDVPLYWDAWDVMDYHLETRKPVLGQAGTLAVGTEGGVRGSAWFLLQISANSRLSQEVVLDVGCPYVRFHTEVHWHEAHKFLKVEFPARVRSPQATYEVQFGHLQRPTHYNTSWDWARFEVWAHRWMDLSEHGFGLALLNDSKYGASVRGSVLSLSLLRAPKAPDATADMGRHEFTYALMPHEGSFQDAGVIRAAYSVNFPLLALPTPGPAPAAAWSAFSVSSPAVVLETVKQAETSPQGRTLVLRLYEAHGSHVDCWLHTSLPVQEAVLCDLLERRDPAGHLPLRDARLKLTFSPFQVRSLLLVLQPPPN
- the LOC124236234 gene encoding alpha-mannosidase 2C1 isoform X4, translated to MTLYVEVACNGLLGAGKGTMIAAPDPEKMFQVSRAELAVFHQDVHKLLVDLELLLGMAKGLGEDNQRSFQALYTANQIVNVCDPAQPETFPVAQALASKFFGQRGGESQHTIHAMGHCHIDTAWLWPFKETVRKCARSWVTAVQLMEQNPEFIFVCSQAQQLEWVKSHYPGLHAQLQEFACRGQFVPVGGTWVEMDGNLPSGEAMVRQFLQGQNFFLQEFGKMCSEFWLPDTFGYSAQLPQIMRSCGIRHFLTQKLSWNLVNSFPHHTFFWEGLDGSRVLAHFPPGDSYGMQGSVEEVLKTVTKNQDKGRTNHSAFLFGFGDGGGGPTQTMVDRLKRLRNTDGLPRVQLSSPGQLFSALESDSGQLCTWVGELFLELHNGTYTTHAQIKKGNRECERILHDVELLSSLALARSAHFLYPAAQLQDLWRLLLLNQFHDVVTGSCIQLVAEEAVCHYEDIRSHGNTLLSAAAAALCAGEPGPKGLLIVNTLPWKRTEVLALPRPGGAHSLALVTVPSMGYAPAPAPTSLQPLLPQQPVFVVQETDGSVTLDNGIIRVRLDPTGCLTSLVLVASGREAIAEGTVGNQFVLFDDVPLYWDAWDVMDYHLETRKPVLGQAGTLAVGTEGGVRGSAWFLLQISANSRLSQEVVLDVGCPYVRFHTEVHWHEAHKFLKVEFPARVRSPQATYEVQFGHLQRPTHYNTSWDWARFEVWAHRWMDLSEHGFGLALLNDSKYGASVRGSVLSLSLLRAPKAPDATADMGRHEFTYALMPHEGSFQDAGVIRAAYSVNFPLLALPTPGPAPAAAWSAFSVSSPAVVLETVKQAETSPQGRTLVLRLYEAHGSHVDCWLHTSLPVQEAVLCDLLERRDPAGHLPLRDARLKLTFSPFQVRSLLLVLQPPPN